In Paenibacillus durus, the DNA window GACATAATGCCGGCGCCCGGCTCGATGCCGATAATTTTATGGTCCATCGAATCTGCGACCGCTGTGTCAGTCAGATCTTCAATCGAATCCACTTTCATATAAGCCGGAACCGTCAGTCCAATTTTTGTTCCGTCAAGATTCACGCCCAGATCTTCCAGGTCTTTTCCGTATTTCTCCATGTAGGAAGCATGCGTGCTCGGCAGCCAGGCCGCGACCATCGCATCAGCGCTTCCGCCCGCTACCCCGGCGAACATCGGCCCGGCGTCAACCTGAAGCAGCTCAACCGTCTTGTTCAGCTTCGACTCCAGCACTTCCTTGACGACATAGGTGCTGGCAATTTCCGAATCCCAGGCCACGTAAGCCAGCTTGACGGTTTGCGAGCCGCTCCCCGAGGACGAGCAGCCTGCCAGCATTACGGCGGCCAGCAGGAGCCCCGACATTGCGACGGATATAAACTTTCGGCGATTACTCTTTTTCATTAATGTAAATCCTCCTATTTGTGCTTGATTTTAAGCGCGTTCTGCGTCAGTCGGTCCAGCAGGATGGCGATTACGACAATCGCAAGTCCCGCCTCGAACCCGGCGCCGGTCTTGGCCTGCGATACGGCGCGGTACACATAGGCGCCGACTCCCTGCGCGCCGATCATGGATGAGATGACGACCATCGACAAAGACAGCATGATCGTCTGGTTGATCCCGGCCATAATGGTCGGCATGGCAATCGGAAGCTGCAGCTTGAACAGCTTCTGGTTCGGAGTCGAGCCGAATGCGTCGGCGGCCTCCACCAGCTCCGAGGAGACCTGGCGAATGCCGAGATTCGTCAGGCGAATCGTGGGTGGAATGGCGAATATAATTGAAGCGATCACACCCGGAACAACGCCCAGCGAGAAAAAAGACACCGCCGGAAGCAGATAGACGAAGGCTGGCATCGTCTGCATGAAGTCCAGAACAGGCGTGATGATATTTCTTGCCTTCCCGCTCTGCGCGCATAGAATGCCGATGGGCACACCGATCAGCACGGCCAGCACGGATGCTGCCAGCACGAGCGCCAATGACTGCATCGAGGGCCCCCACAGCCCTAGATTGTCGATGAGCAGCAGCCCGATCAGCGCGAACAGCGCAAGCCGCCATTTTCCGATCCAATAAGCAAGCGCCGTTATTAGCAGAATGACAACCAGTGCGGGCAGAAAGGTAAGCAGCGCTTCAATCCCCTCTACCATCCCTCCGATGACGGAATGGATGAAGTCAAAGACCGGACCGAAATATAGCGTCAGCCATTCCTCCAGCTTCTCCACCATTCTGCCGAGCGGCAGTTTCGGAATATTCATCAGGCAAGCCCTCCTTCCGGTACCGCATTGCCCGCGAGGGCGGACAGCACGGCTCCCTTAATCACAATGCCTTTCAGCCGGTCCTGTTCATCGAC includes these proteins:
- a CDS encoding glycine betaine ABC transporter substrate-binding protein, which produces MSGLLLAAVMLAGCSSSGSGSQTVKLAYVAWDSEIASTYVVKEVLESKLNKTVELLQVDAGPMFAGVAGGSADAMVAAWLPSTHASYMEKYGKDLEDLGVNLDGTKIGLTVPAYMKVDSIEDLTDTAVADSMDHKIIGIEPGAGIMSATEKALKDYKLDGYTLVESSSAAMAQELQKAYDANKPIVVTGWTPHWMFANMDLKYLNDPKGVYGGDEQIHTLARKGLNDDQPDVHRFLDQFQWTPEDMAKVMVAIQGGQSPEEAAKAWVEANPDKVKEWTAGIE
- a CDS encoding ABC transporter permease produces the protein MNIPKLPLGRMVEKLEEWLTLYFGPVFDFIHSVIGGMVEGIEALLTFLPALVVILLITALAYWIGKWRLALFALIGLLLIDNLGLWGPSMQSLALVLAASVLAVLIGVPIGILCAQSGKARNIITPVLDFMQTMPAFVYLLPAVSFFSLGVVPGVIASIIFAIPPTIRLTNLGIRQVSSELVEAADAFGSTPNQKLFKLQLPIAMPTIMAGINQTIMLSLSMVVISSMIGAQGVGAYVYRAVSQAKTGAGFEAGLAIVVIAILLDRLTQNALKIKHK